A window of the Juglans microcarpa x Juglans regia isolate MS1-56 chromosome 5D, Jm3101_v1.0, whole genome shotgun sequence genome harbors these coding sequences:
- the LOC121265838 gene encoding uncharacterized protein LOC121265838 produces the protein MGIFKLPKAILRKLNQLLQSFWWGQSNHRSKIHWLSWQKLGKSKQKGGLGFRDFEHFNLALLAKQGWRIIQNPHSLVAQLSNLIQSELSSIKLWIENGTQQKVTQAARVNRWIAPPLDMFKANWDAAIDKINSRVGIGVIVRNSEGAVMASLCSSMDLFPDPLLGEAIATRRDSSFCVDLGFQHVILEGDSLLVVKAIQIKEDSWSDSGLVVRDIKILLSKFLSWSVLHVHKEVNVIAHHLAKIALSCQEDCIMIEDCPPCIKQLL, from the exons ATGGGGATATTCAAACTCCCTAAAGCAATTCTTAGAAAACTCAATCAGCTCCTACAATCCTTCTGGTGGGGTCAAAGCAACCACAGGTCCAAAATACATTGGCTGAGCTGGCAGAAACTAGGGAAATCCAAGCAGAAAGGGGGTTTGGGATTTAGGGActttgaacattttaatttaGCTTTACTGGCGAAACAAGGTTGGAGGATCATACAGAACCCTCATTCCCTTGTAGCTCAG TTATCAAATCTTATCCAATCAGAACTGAGTTCTATTAAATTGTGGATTGAGAATGGTACTCAACAGAAAGTAACCCAAGCTGCTAGAGTTAATAGATGGATTGCTCCACCATTAGATATGTTCAAAGCCAACTGGGATGCTGCCATTGATAAAATCAATTCAAGGGTGGGGATTGGTGTAATTGTTAGGAACTCAGAAGGAGCTGTTATGGCATCCTTATGTTCTTCGATGGACCTGTTCCCGGATCCACTTCTTGGTGAGGCCATAGCAACTCGAAGAGACTCTTCCTTCTGTGTAGATCTGGGTTTTCAGCATGTCATACTCGAAGGTGACTCCTTGCTGGTGGTAAAGGCAATCCAAATCAAGGAAGATAGTTGGAGTGATTCTGGCCTTGTCGTTAGAGATATTAAGATTTTGCTTTCTAAGTTCCTCTCTTGGTCTGTCTTACACGTCCATAAGGAAGTTAATGTAATTGCACATCACTTGGCAAAAATTGCTCTTAGTTGCCAAGAGGATTGCATAATGATTGAGGACTGTCCCCCTTGTATCAAGCAACTACTATGa